In the genome of Desulfofarcimen acetoxidans DSM 771, one region contains:
- a CDS encoding type II toxin-antitoxin system RelE family toxin, translated as MLHYFTGLDFYLAEGGLKEAVEDLKRLDFSQRLQVLKAIDKVSSNPFPQTEGGYGKPLGNRDSTKLAGYLKIKLKKLGLRVVYKLVMENDVMRVIIISARADDEVYLMAQKRTDK; from the coding sequence ATGCTCCACTATTTTACAGGTTTAGATTTTTATCTTGCGGAAGGTGGGTTAAAAGAAGCGGTAGAGGATTTAAAACGGCTTGACTTTAGCCAGCGTTTGCAGGTACTTAAAGCCATTGACAAGGTATCAAGCAATCCTTTTCCGCAGACAGAAGGCGGTTACGGCAAACCTCTCGGCAATAGGGATAGTACAAAACTGGCTGGCTATCTCAAAATAAAGTTGAAAAAGCTTGGTTTGCGGGTGGTATACAAGCTGGTGATGGAAAATGATGTAATGAGAGTTATCATAATATCAGCACGTGCGGATGATGAGGTATACCTTATGGCACAGAAACGAACAGATAAATAG
- a CDS encoding ATP-binding protein, whose amino-acid sequence MFKPGFTSKEGHSSLGLSIVKDITAKYGGGVDLSSKDKETIFTVKIPLKR is encoded by the coding sequence ATTTTCAAACCCGGTTTTACATCAAAAGAAGGCCACTCCAGCCTGGGTCTGTCCATAGTAAAGGACATCACAGCCAAATACGGAGGTGGTGTAGATCTGAGCAGTAAGGATAAAGAAACGATCTTTACTGTGAAAATACCTCTCAAAAGGTAA
- a CDS encoding DMT family transporter: protein MQKKEVGPERRFITSPYMLLTLATLFWAGNTVVGKAANLLIPAFSLSFWRWVVALFLILPFGVRAVQRDWDFYCKNWKYLMMLAFFSVTAFNTFLYWALNWTTAINVSVIFATMPLVIFFLSWMVGGQKAKVNQIIGVLLALIGVLIVISKGNISILMNLNINYGDILVLVSVVCFGIYSILFKKLQADVDQIGLITVFIFFGLIGIAPFYAWDIYQHHFFSVDIKMVWILLYVGLFPSLLSFFFWNKAIESGGAHIAGMFFNLVPVFSSVLAVIFLKEIFTLSHLIGMVLIFIGIYFSTFYEHRPLEADIQRENRA, encoded by the coding sequence ATGCAAAAAAAAGAAGTTGGGCCTGAGCGGAGATTCATTACATCTCCATATATGTTGTTAACTCTCGCCACTCTATTCTGGGCCGGTAATACCGTGGTCGGCAAAGCCGCCAATTTGCTGATACCGGCGTTTAGCCTGTCGTTTTGGCGGTGGGTGGTAGCCTTATTCCTGATACTACCATTTGGCGTTCGAGCGGTGCAGCGCGACTGGGACTTTTATTGTAAAAATTGGAAATACTTGATGATGCTAGCGTTTTTTAGTGTCACCGCCTTCAACACTTTTCTCTACTGGGCGCTGAATTGGACCACCGCTATTAATGTCAGCGTTATCTTTGCAACGATGCCTTTGGTGATTTTTTTTCTCTCGTGGATGGTGGGTGGGCAGAAAGCCAAAGTCAATCAAATCATAGGTGTGCTATTGGCCCTAATCGGTGTATTGATCGTCATTTCCAAAGGTAACATTAGTATTCTTATGAATTTGAATATAAATTACGGCGATATACTTGTTCTTGTCTCGGTGGTATGCTTCGGAATCTATTCAATTCTATTTAAGAAGCTCCAGGCAGATGTTGATCAAATAGGACTGATCACAGTATTTATCTTTTTTGGGCTTATTGGCATTGCTCCGTTTTATGCCTGGGATATTTATCAACACCATTTCTTTTCTGTAGATATAAAGATGGTATGGATTTTACTATACGTGGGGCTTTTCCCATCGTTGCTATCTTTCTTCTTCTGGAATAAGGCAATTGAATCCGGTGGAGCACATATTGCCGGTATGTTTTTCAATCTCGTACCGGTCTTTTCCAGTGTGCTTGCCGTAATATTTCTTAAAGAGATTTTCACTTTGTCCCACCTGATCGGAATGGTATTAATTTTTATCGGAATATATTTCTCAACGTTTTATGAACACCGTCCTCTTGAGGCTGACATTCAGCGAGAAAACCGAGCCTGA